Proteins from one Flavobacterium sp. N2038 genomic window:
- a CDS encoding citrate synthase has product MSKIATLEVDGKKIELPVITGSENESAIDINKLRDLTGFITIDPGYKNSGSCTSEITFLDGELGILRYRGYSIEDLAEKASFLEVSYLLIFGELPTAAELEQFENGIKKHSLVNEEMKNIIDGFPKTAHPMGVLSALTSALTAFNPKAVNVENEKEMYEAICKTMAKFLVIATWTYRKSMGYPLNYYDNTKGYVESFMQLMFKLPTGPYAANPVIVNALDKLFILHADHEQNCSTSTVRMVGSSHAGLFASVSAGVSALWGPLHGGANQAVLEMLEEINKDGGDTDKFLAKAKDKNDPFRLMGFGHRVYKNFDPRAKIIKKAAKEVLETLGVEDPILEIAKKLESAALEDDYFKSRNLYPNVDFYSGIIYRALGIPTDMFTVMFAIGRLPGWIAQWKEMRENKEPIGRPRQIYTGHPLRDFKSNK; this is encoded by the coding sequence ATGTCAAAAATAGCTACATTAGAAGTAGATGGTAAGAAAATTGAACTTCCGGTAATAACAGGAAGCGAAAATGAATCTGCTATCGATATTAACAAATTACGTGATTTAACAGGTTTTATTACAATTGATCCTGGATATAAAAATTCTGGATCTTGTACTAGTGAAATTACTTTCTTAGACGGAGAACTTGGAATTTTGCGTTACAGAGGATACTCAATTGAAGATTTGGCTGAAAAAGCTAGTTTTTTAGAAGTGTCTTATCTTTTGATTTTTGGAGAATTACCTACCGCTGCTGAATTGGAGCAATTTGAAAATGGTATTAAAAAGCATTCTTTGGTTAACGAAGAAATGAAAAACATCATCGATGGTTTTCCAAAAACGGCACATCCAATGGGAGTGTTATCTGCTTTAACAAGTGCGTTAACGGCTTTTAACCCTAAAGCAGTTAATGTTGAGAACGAAAAAGAAATGTATGAAGCTATTTGTAAAACAATGGCTAAGTTTCTTGTAATCGCAACATGGACCTACAGAAAATCTATGGGATATCCTTTGAATTATTATGATAATACAAAAGGATATGTAGAAAGCTTTATGCAATTAATGTTTAAATTGCCTACAGGACCTTATGCAGCAAATCCAGTAATTGTTAATGCTTTAGATAAATTGTTTATTCTACATGCAGATCACGAGCAAAACTGTTCTACTTCAACTGTTAGAATGGTTGGTTCTTCGCATGCAGGTTTATTTGCTTCAGTTTCTGCAGGAGTTTCAGCACTTTGGGGACCACTTCATGGTGGAGCAAATCAGGCTGTACTTGAAATGCTTGAAGAAATTAACAAAGATGGAGGTGATACAGATAAATTTTTAGCGAAAGCAAAAGATAAAAACGATCCTTTCCGTTTAATGGGATTTGGTCATAGAGTTTATAAAAACTTCGATCCAAGAGCAAAAATTATTAAAAAAGCTGCTAAGGAAGTTTTAGAAACTTTAGGTGTTGAGGATCCTATTTTAGAAATTGCTAAAAAATTAGAATCAGCTGCCCTTGAAGATGATTACTTCAAATCAAGAAACTTATATCCAAATGTGGATTTTTATTCTGGGATTATTTACAGAGCGTTAGGAATTCCAACCGATATGTTTACTGTAATGTTTGCTATTGGTAGGTTACCTGGCTGGATCGCACAATGGAAAGAAATGCGTGAAAACAAAGAGCCAATAGGAAGGCCAAGACAAATTTATACTGGGCATCCATTGAGAGACTTTAAGTCTAATAAATAA
- a CDS encoding dimethylarginine dimethylaminohydrolase family protein yields the protein MLQLNIKNETSRLRAVVLGSAVHNGPTPSLDEAYDPKSLEHIKAGTYPIEKDMVAEMDAFNAVFQKYDVKVYRPEMIENYNQIFARDIGFVIDDTFVKSNILPDRERELDAIQYVIDQMDSLKVVRPPEEVHIEGGDVMLWNDHIFIGTYKGSDYKDYITARTNMHGVKYIKELFPNKIVKEFDLVKSKLEARDNALHLDCCFQPVGKNKGIIYKRGFREEADYTYLVNLFGKENLFHIERDEMYNMFSNVFSIDENVVVSEKNFTRLNNWLRANGFVVEEIPYAEIAKQEGLLRCSTLPLIRD from the coding sequence ATGTTGCAATTAAATATAAAGAACGAAACCTCCAGACTACGTGCTGTCGTTTTGGGTTCTGCAGTTCATAATGGGCCAACTCCTTCTTTAGATGAAGCTTACGATCCTAAATCGTTGGAACATATAAAAGCTGGAACTTATCCGATCGAAAAAGATATGGTTGCTGAAATGGATGCTTTTAATGCTGTTTTTCAAAAATATGATGTTAAAGTATATCGTCCGGAAATGATCGAAAATTACAATCAAATTTTTGCAAGAGATATTGGTTTTGTGATAGATGATACGTTTGTGAAATCTAATATATTGCCAGATCGTGAGCGTGAACTTGATGCAATTCAGTATGTAATTGATCAAATGGATTCGTTAAAGGTAGTTCGTCCACCTGAAGAAGTTCATATTGAAGGAGGAGATGTAATGCTTTGGAATGATCATATTTTTATTGGAACTTATAAAGGTAGCGACTATAAAGATTATATTACTGCAAGAACCAATATGCATGGTGTAAAATATATTAAAGAATTATTCCCGAATAAGATTGTTAAGGAGTTTGATTTAGTTAAATCTAAATTAGAAGCTCGTGACAATGCTTTGCATCTTGATTGTTGTTTTCAGCCAGTTGGAAAAAATAAAGGTATTATCTATAAAAGAGGTTTTCGGGAGGAAGCAGATTATACCTATTTAGTAAATCTTTTTGGAAAGGAAAATTTATTTCATATCGAAAGAGATGAGATGTATAACATGTTTTCGAATGTGTTCTCAATCGATGAGAATGTAGTGGTTTCCGAGAAAAACTTTACTCGATTAAATAATTGGCTTCGCGCAAATGGATTTGTTGTTGAAGAAATTCCTTATGCCGAAATTGCAAAACAAGAAGGTTTATTAAGGTGTTCAACTTTACCATTAATTAGAGATTAA
- the ctlX gene encoding citrulline utilization hydrolase CtlX: protein MKQTTNAIVMIRPVAFRMNEQTAVNNYYQKVLDGLLPSTVNAKAQQEFDVFVEKLRAVGVDVTVIEDNLETDTPDSIFPNNWVSFHENGDVALYPMFAENRRQERREDILDTLEEKGFEISNIMDYTSAEDDGYFLEGTGSLLLDRANSKAYCALSPRADEELFIEFCEDFDYAPVIFEAFQTVNGERKLIYHTNVMMCLGETFAVICADCIDDKKERKMVLENLKDDKKEVILITEDQVNNFAGNMLEVRGTNDKRYIVMSASAHQSLTPKQVEQLEKHAEILSSSLDTIEACGGGSARCMMAEVFLPRS, encoded by the coding sequence ATGAAACAAACAACAAATGCAATTGTAATGATTCGGCCTGTTGCTTTCAGAATGAATGAACAGACAGCTGTAAATAATTATTATCAAAAAGTTTTAGATGGCTTATTGCCAAGTACGGTAAATGCAAAAGCACAGCAAGAATTTGATGTTTTTGTAGAAAAACTTAGAGCAGTTGGAGTTGATGTTACTGTAATTGAGGATAATTTGGAAACTGATACGCCAGATAGTATATTTCCGAACAACTGGGTTTCTTTTCATGAAAATGGCGATGTAGCACTTTATCCAATGTTTGCAGAAAACCGTCGTCAGGAACGTCGTGAAGATATATTGGATACTTTGGAAGAAAAAGGTTTTGAAATTTCAAATATAATGGATTATACCTCTGCAGAAGATGATGGGTATTTCCTGGAAGGGACTGGAAGTTTACTTTTAGATCGTGCAAATTCAAAAGCATATTGTGCTTTGTCACCTCGCGCAGATGAAGAATTATTCATTGAGTTTTGTGAAGATTTTGATTACGCTCCAGTAATATTTGAAGCTTTTCAAACAGTTAATGGTGAACGCAAGTTAATTTATCATACAAATGTTATGATGTGTCTTGGAGAAACTTTTGCGGTTATCTGTGCAGATTGTATTGATGATAAAAAAGAGCGTAAAATGGTTTTAGAAAACTTAAAGGATGATAAAAAGGAAGTTATTCTGATTACCGAAGATCAGGTAAATAATTTTGCTGGTAACATGCTAGAAGTTCGGGGAACTAATGATAAGAGATATATTGTTATGAGTGCTTCAGCACATCAAAGTCTTACTCCAAAACAAGTTGAACAATTAGAAAAACATGCCGAAATTTTGAGTTCAAGTTTAGATACTATTGAAGCTTGTGGTGGCGGTAGTGCAAGGTGTATGATGGCAGAAGTTTTTTTACCAAGAAGTTAA
- a CDS encoding MarC family NAAT transporter, producing MDLFIYLFAALFSVLNPIGTVPIFVGLTQHDSQKERSRISLWTAVNVFIILIVSFFIGQYVLTFFGISIDALRIAGGIVIVNSGFSLLSGKFNKKRGINKKIENEAQQRNDIALTPLAIPMLAGPGSISLLIAFYQEHHQMEEIAISSLAIFAIAVAIFAILKSAHYLARILGASGIVAISRIVGFIVISIGIQYIVSAIVNIIKGNF from the coding sequence ATGGATTTATTCATTTATTTATTTGCTGCACTTTTTTCTGTATTAAACCCTATAGGCACTGTTCCTATTTTTGTTGGATTAACGCAACACGACTCTCAAAAAGAACGTTCAAGAATTTCACTTTGGACTGCTGTAAATGTTTTTATCATTTTAATAGTCTCTTTTTTTATTGGCCAGTATGTTTTAACTTTTTTTGGAATAAGCATTGATGCCTTGCGAATTGCCGGTGGAATTGTAATTGTAAATTCCGGGTTTTCTTTATTATCTGGAAAATTCAATAAAAAACGAGGAATTAATAAAAAAATAGAAAACGAAGCTCAACAAAGAAATGATATCGCATTAACTCCGTTAGCAATTCCAATGCTAGCAGGTCCGGGATCAATTTCTCTATTAATCGCTTTTTATCAGGAGCATCATCAAATGGAAGAAATTGCAATTTCAAGCTTGGCCATTTTTGCAATTGCTGTTGCTATTTTCGCCATCTTAAAAAGCGCTCATTACTTAGCCCGAATATTAGGAGCATCTGGTATTGTGGCAATTTCCAGAATCGTTGGCTTTATCGTTATTTCCATCGGAATTCAATATATAGTAAGTGCTATTGTAAATATTATAAAGGGGAATTTTTAA
- a CDS encoding CoA-binding protein, protein MKNKKTLVLGATTKPERYAFRAINMLVQKGHTVLAIGQNSGEVAGVKIHTKSIPVKNIDTVTLYLNPARQRDYYNYIVEAQPKRVVFNPGTENPELYQLLELNNIKAEVACTLVLLATNQY, encoded by the coding sequence ATGAAAAATAAAAAAACTCTAGTTCTTGGTGCTACTACAAAACCAGAACGCTACGCTTTTAGAGCCATAAATATGCTAGTGCAAAAAGGGCATACAGTTTTAGCAATTGGCCAGAATAGTGGTGAAGTTGCAGGTGTGAAAATTCATACTAAATCTATACCTGTTAAAAATATAGATACTGTTACATTATACTTAAATCCTGCTCGTCAGCGAGATTACTATAACTATATTGTTGAAGCACAGCCAAAAAGAGTTGTTTTTAATCCGGGAACTGAAAACCCGGAATTGTACCAATTGTTAGAATTGAATAATATTAAAGCCGAAGTCGCCTGCACATTGGTTTTGTTAGCTACAAATCAGTATTAG
- the recR gene encoding recombination mediator RecR: MEFSSKLIEKAVNEMSQLPGIGKRTALRLILHLLKQPKEQTGFLSQALLNMRENIKFCESCYNISDTKICEICANEVRNHQTICVVEDIRDVMAIENTGQYKGIYHVLGGKISPIEGVGPSQLNISSLVEKVKSGKVVEIIFALSSTMEGDTTNFYIYKQIAELEIVISTIARGISVGDELEYADEVTLGRSIIHRVPFEKTFKSN; encoded by the coding sequence ATGGAATTTTCATCAAAATTAATAGAAAAAGCAGTCAATGAAATGTCACAATTGCCTGGAATAGGTAAACGTACAGCATTACGATTGATTCTTCATTTGCTTAAACAACCAAAAGAGCAAACTGGTTTTCTGTCTCAGGCATTACTAAATATGCGTGAGAATATTAAATTTTGTGAAAGTTGCTATAATATTTCAGATACCAAAATATGTGAGATATGTGCCAATGAAGTGAGAAATCATCAAACAATTTGTGTGGTTGAGGATATTAGAGATGTTATGGCTATTGAAAATACTGGCCAATATAAGGGAATTTATCATGTTTTAGGTGGTAAAATTTCGCCTATTGAAGGTGTTGGTCCAAGTCAGTTGAATATTTCGAGTTTGGTTGAAAAAGTCAAATCTGGAAAAGTAGTCGAAATTATTTTTGCGCTTAGTTCAACAATGGAAGGGGATACAACAAATTTTTATATTTACAAGCAAATTGCCGAGTTAGAAATTGTGATTTCTACAATTGCAAGAGGAATATCTGTAGGAGATGAGTTGGAATATGCCGATGAAGTAACGCTTGGCAGAAGTATTATTCATAGGGTTCCATTCGAAAAAACATTCAAAAGTAATTAA
- a CDS encoding polysaccharide biosynthesis/export family protein, translating to MTKKSIYILLLISSLFTSCIPIKDLVYLQDKDSTGEQNTIAAVESKPYRLQINDVLSVNIKAIDPKLVSIFSKTENATSTGKSEAALYFDGFTVDDHGNIRMPILGEINVIGYTLEEVRIMIEKKLLEEYFKSEANIFVTVKLAGFRYTINGEVGSTGTKTLFQEHVNIMEAIANSGDITTVGNRKAVTVIRQTPTGVQMHEIDLTDANVMKSPYYYLQPNDYIYVKPLRQKTWGTGQTGIQSIGTIITLLSLATTVYLIIKN from the coding sequence ATGACAAAAAAAAGTATTTATATTCTGCTATTAATTAGCTCACTTTTTACTTCATGTATTCCTATTAAAGATTTGGTATACTTACAGGATAAGGATTCAACAGGAGAGCAAAATACAATTGCAGCAGTAGAGTCAAAACCATATAGATTGCAGATTAATGATGTTTTGAGTGTTAATATAAAAGCAATAGATCCTAAGTTGGTATCTATTTTTAGTAAAACAGAAAATGCTACATCAACAGGTAAATCTGAGGCAGCTTTATACTTTGATGGATTCACAGTAGATGATCATGGAAATATCAGAATGCCAATTTTAGGCGAGATAAACGTTATTGGTTATACTCTTGAAGAAGTACGAATTATGATAGAGAAAAAACTGCTTGAAGAATATTTTAAGAGTGAAGCGAACATTTTTGTTACAGTTAAATTAGCGGGCTTTAGATATACAATAAACGGAGAAGTTGGTAGCACAGGTACAAAAACATTATTTCAGGAACATGTAAATATTATGGAGGCTATTGCAAATTCTGGGGATATTACTACAGTTGGTAATAGAAAAGCTGTGACAGTGATACGACAAACTCCTACTGGTGTACAAATGCATGAAATAGATCTGACAGACGCCAATGTAATGAAGTCGCCTTATTATTATTTACAGCCAAATGATTATATTTATGTAAAACCATTAAGGCAAAAAACTTGGGGAACTGGTCAGACTGGTATACAGTCTATAGGTACTATAATTACGTTGTTATCTTTGGCAACAACCGTTTATCTAATTATCAAAAATTAA
- a CDS encoding polysaccharide biosynthesis tyrosine autokinase: MLDIKDFSIFENHSNFDFKGFLLKIASYWKWFLVSLIIAFVIAYQVNVRKEKIYGMETVISIKEESNPFFTSNTSLVFNWGGISDQVTGISTILQSRSHNEQVVNKLQYYIDYLTQGKYNLVDSYGAVPFYVNIDKTKGQLANSLIKIKFLTANEYEIRILFESNSVSIVNYSENTYSSTAVQPVEYVKRFKVGQQVSVPFLNWKLEIKENPGLYVGNEYFVRFNDFDGIVSRYKGISINADDKGGSILTLGMQGTNKARLVEYLNSTVKMLIKIQLDGKNQFANNTIRFIDSTLVAMESQLKETGNELKSFRKDKNIYEIEGGGAKVSDKIMGFDLQKDQVTRKITYYNSLKAYLNNSVDYSRLPAPSVAGIEDPNIVANVSRLIELSAQRSEMSYAVKSEKIFKDFDNQMQAVKNVLLENIASAKSSLLYDLSLVNAKIGEAESTVKRLPEEQQELLKIKRKYDLNDNIYTEFLQKRNEAEIVKASNLSDIHFIDPAKDIGEGLIGPKTSVNYILALFLGILIPLLVVFGIFFINNSVQNADDISKVSQIPLIGVIGVNKDAKSLAVFDKPKSALSEAFRGIRSSLQFLYKKQQVNGTKTLMITSSISGEGKTFCSINIATVFALSEKKTVIVGLDLRKPRLADEFGLITKTGVVNYLIKQNSLSEIISATKVPNLDVILSGPIPPNPSELILSDAMKELIDELKEKYDYIILDTPPVGLVSDALELAQYADVTLYIVRQNYTKKDMITLLNTRIKRGELNNASIVLNGYENKAKYGSAYGYGYGAYSNGYHDEVEKSSFVKTIFNRLSKK; encoded by the coding sequence ATGTTAGATATAAAAGATTTTTCGATTTTTGAAAATCATTCCAATTTTGATTTTAAAGGATTTTTGCTAAAAATTGCCAGTTATTGGAAATGGTTTTTAGTTAGTTTAATTATTGCATTTGTGATTGCATATCAGGTTAACGTTCGTAAAGAAAAAATTTACGGAATGGAGACTGTTATTTCTATTAAGGAAGAAAGCAATCCTTTTTTTACTTCTAATACAAGTTTGGTTTTTAATTGGGGTGGAATTTCTGATCAAGTAACAGGAATTTCTACAATACTACAATCCAGATCTCATAATGAGCAAGTAGTTAATAAGTTGCAGTATTATATCGATTATCTGACTCAGGGGAAATATAATCTGGTAGATTCTTATGGAGCTGTTCCATTTTACGTTAATATAGATAAAACAAAAGGACAATTAGCAAATAGCTTAATTAAAATTAAGTTTTTAACTGCAAACGAATATGAAATTCGTATTCTATTTGAAAGTAATTCAGTATCAATAGTAAACTATTCCGAAAATACTTATTCTAGTACAGCTGTTCAGCCTGTCGAATATGTTAAAAGATTTAAAGTCGGACAACAAGTTTCTGTGCCTTTTTTGAATTGGAAATTGGAAATAAAAGAAAATCCAGGACTTTATGTGGGGAATGAATATTTTGTTCGATTTAATGATTTTGATGGTATTGTTTCTCGTTATAAGGGAATAAGTATTAATGCGGATGATAAAGGAGGCTCTATTCTGACTTTGGGAATGCAAGGAACTAATAAGGCAAGATTGGTTGAATACCTGAATTCGACAGTTAAAATGTTAATCAAAATCCAGTTGGATGGAAAAAATCAGTTTGCAAATAATACCATAAGATTTATTGATAGCACCCTTGTTGCAATGGAGTCGCAACTAAAGGAGACTGGAAATGAGCTTAAATCTTTTAGAAAAGATAAAAATATCTATGAAATTGAAGGAGGTGGTGCAAAGGTTTCCGATAAAATAATGGGTTTTGATCTTCAAAAGGATCAGGTTACAAGGAAGATAACGTATTATAATTCTTTAAAAGCTTACCTGAATAATAGTGTTGATTATTCGCGTTTACCAGCACCATCTGTTGCGGGAATTGAAGATCCAAATATAGTTGCGAATGTGTCAAGGCTTATTGAACTTTCTGCGCAAAGATCAGAAATGAGTTACGCTGTTAAAAGTGAAAAGATTTTCAAAGATTTTGATAATCAAATGCAAGCGGTAAAAAATGTTTTGTTAGAGAATATTGCTTCAGCAAAATCTTCTTTATTGTATGATTTGTCATTGGTTAATGCTAAAATTGGTGAAGCGGAAAGTACAGTTAAGAGGTTACCAGAAGAGCAACAGGAATTGTTGAAAATTAAGCGTAAATATGATCTAAATGATAATATTTATACAGAGTTTCTTCAAAAAAGGAATGAAGCTGAAATTGTTAAAGCTTCCAATTTATCAGATATTCATTTTATTGATCCTGCAAAAGATATTGGGGAAGGATTAATTGGACCTAAAACTTCTGTTAATTATATATTGGCATTGTTTTTAGGAATACTGATTCCTTTATTAGTGGTTTTTGGGATCTTCTTTATCAATAACTCTGTTCAAAATGCTGATGACATTAGTAAAGTAAGTCAAATTCCGTTAATTGGAGTTATTGGAGTTAATAAGGATGCTAAGAGTTTAGCTGTTTTTGATAAGCCAAAATCGGCACTATCAGAAGCTTTTAGAGGAATACGTTCGTCTTTGCAATTTTTGTATAAAAAACAACAAGTTAATGGTACAAAAACTTTAATGATTACTTCTTCTATAAGTGGAGAAGGTAAAACGTTTTGCTCTATAAATATTGCAACAGTTTTTGCTCTAAGCGAAAAGAAGACTGTAATTGTGGGATTAGATTTGAGGAAGCCGAGATTAGCTGATGAGTTTGGCTTAATCACTAAAACTGGAGTTGTGAATTATTTAATTAAGCAAAATAGTTTGTCGGAAATTATAAGTGCGACAAAAGTTCCAAATTTAGATGTGATTCTTTCTGGGCCAATACCACCAAATCCTTCAGAATTAATTTTGAGTGATGCTATGAAAGAATTGATAGATGAGTTAAAGGAAAAATATGATTATATTATTTTGGATACTCCACCGGTAGGTTTGGTTTCTGATGCTCTTGAGTTAGCTCAATATGCTGATGTTACCTTGTATATTGTTAGACAAAACTATACTAAAAAAGATATGATTACGTTGTTGAATACTAGGATCAAAAGAGGAGAATTAAATAATGCCAGTATAGTTTTGAATGGTTATGAGAATAAAGCAAAATATGGGTCAGCCTATGGATATGGTTATGGAGCTTATTCAAATGGGTATCATGATGAAGTAGAAAAATCAAGTTTTGTGAAAACTATTTTTAATAGATTGTCAAAAAAATAA
- a CDS encoding SDR family oxidoreductase yields the protein MGTFAQNSILITGGAGFIGSNLCEYFLGAGHNVICLDNFSTGCRENLRDFFENPKFKLIEGDIRNLDDCKLAVEGVDYVLHQAALGSVPRSINDPITTNDVNVSGFLNMLVASRDANIKRFVYAASSSTYGDSEGLPKVEDVIGKPLSPYAITKYVNELYAEIFGKTYGLQTIGLRYFNVFGRKQTPNGAYAAVIPKFVMQLMNYESPVINGDGNYSRDFTYIDNVIQMNELALKCQKSEAVNAVYNTAFGDRNTLNDLVQYLKEYLSEFDSKIADVQIIYGDTRIGDIPHSLASIDKAKKILGYNPKYSLKEGLKEAVNWYWNNLK from the coding sequence ATGGGAACATTTGCTCAAAATAGTATTTTAATAACAGGAGGGGCAGGATTTATAGGTTCAAATTTATGTGAGTATTTTTTAGGTGCTGGGCATAATGTTATTTGTTTAGATAATTTTTCAACAGGTTGTCGTGAAAATTTGAGAGATTTTTTTGAGAATCCAAAATTTAAATTGATCGAAGGAGATATACGAAATTTGGACGACTGTAAATTGGCAGTTGAAGGAGTTGATTATGTTTTGCATCAGGCTGCATTAGGATCTGTTCCAAGATCTATAAATGACCCAATCACCACTAATGATGTAAATGTTTCGGGTTTTTTGAATATGCTGGTGGCATCTCGAGATGCAAATATTAAACGATTTGTATATGCAGCAAGCTCTTCTACATATGGAGATTCGGAAGGATTGCCAAAAGTTGAAGATGTGATCGGAAAACCATTGTCTCCTTACGCTATTACAAAATATGTAAATGAATTATATGCGGAGATTTTTGGAAAGACGTATGGTTTACAAACTATTGGATTACGTTATTTTAATGTGTTTGGAAGAAAACAAACTCCTAATGGTGCTTATGCAGCAGTAATTCCAAAGTTTGTTATGCAATTAATGAATTATGAAAGTCCGGTGATAAATGGAGACGGAAATTATTCCAGAGATTTTACCTATATAGATAATGTGATTCAAATGAATGAATTAGCACTAAAATGCCAAAAATCTGAAGCTGTAAATGCGGTTTATAATACTGCATTTGGAGATAGGAATACATTGAATGATTTGGTTCAATATCTTAAAGAATATTTATCTGAATTTGATTCAAAAATTGCCGATGTGCAGATTATCTATGGTGATACTAGAATAGGCGATATACCTCATTCTTTAGCAAGTATCGATAAGGCAAAAAAGATATTGGGTTATAATCCAAAATACTCTTTGAAAGAGGGATTAAAGGAGGCTGTAAATTGGTATTGGAATAATTTAAAATAA